A single region of the Triticum dicoccoides isolate Atlit2015 ecotype Zavitan chromosome 2B, WEW_v2.0, whole genome shotgun sequence genome encodes:
- the LOC119364522 gene encoding protein FLOURY 1-like: protein MGGWNRISSAGGLLKPLAGVPFASMPGAGAAYFLVGSALGVFAMLHASESEVGREWASAAHWAALSRSVGAHHVLVVMSLLFLAAMVWRLGKRCDAVEGLVGSAGATVQAVRVRGVVCTVCGSGTKARALKKGNSAHTVERARSGSCSDKPVSRSLASELEQEADTEDEDIASEVNGAEEGSVERLRRRLVRERRLKEAALEELEKERRAAASAADEAMAKIACLRNEKALVEREAKQFREMVQQKQMYDRQVIESLQWMINKFGMQSGEPEFSSERAVSETSEDDRDKRL, encoded by the coding sequence ATGGGCGGCTGGAACCGCATCTCCAGTGCCGGTGGTCTACTGAAGCCGCTCGCCGGCGTCCCTTTCGCCTCCAtgcccggcgccggcgccgcctACTTCCTCGTCGGCTCCGCGCTCGGGGTCTTCGCGATGCTGCACGCCTCCGAGTCCGAGGTCGGCCGCGAGTGGGCCTCCGCCGCGCACTGGGCCGCCCTGTCCCGCTCCGTGGGCGCGCATCACGTGCTCGTCGTAATGTCCCTGCTCTTCCTGGCCGCCATGGTCTGGCGCCTCGGCAAGCGCTGCGACGCGGTGGAGGGGCTCGTGGGGAGCGCGGGCGCCACGGTGCAAGCGGTGCGCGTCAGAGGCGTTGTCTGCACCGTGTGTGGGAGTGGGACGAAGGCGCGGGCTCTCAAGAAAGGCAACTCGGCCCACACCGTGGAGCGCGCCCGCTCTGGCAGCTGCTCTGACAAGCCTGTTTCGAGGTCGCTGGCTTCTGAGCTGGAGCAGGAGGCCGACACGGAGGACGAGGACATCGCGAGCGAGGTGAACGGCGCGGAGGAGGGCAGCGTGGAGCGGCTCAGGCGGCGGCTCGTGCGGGAGAGGAGGCTGAAGGAGGCGGCGCTAGAGGAGCTGGAGAAGGAGAGGCGCGCGGCGGCCTCTGCAGCTGACGAGGCCATGGCCAAGATCGCGTGCCTGCGGAACGAGAAGGCGCTGGTGGAGCGCGAGGCCAAGCAGTTCCGGGAGATGGTGCAGCAGAAGCAGATGTATGACCGGCAGGTGATCGAGTCTCTTCAGTGGATGATCAATAAGTTTGGCATGCAATCCGGGGAGCCAGAGTTTTCATCCGAGCGAGCAGTGTCAGAGACAAGCGAGGACGACCGAGACAAGCGGTTGTAG